One genomic segment of Mycolicibacterium gilvum includes these proteins:
- a CDS encoding ABC transporter substrate-binding protein translates to MLGGIQGRQTRLWRVVAVFAATGAMALSGCSSSSESPSDEGSPTAVAPAEKVDAIANTVPESIKSTGTLVVGVNVPYAPNEFKDPEGKLVGFDVDLMNAIAGTLGLTPEYKEADFAKIIPSIQGGTFDVGMSSFTDSKEREEQVDFVTYFSAGTAWAQPAGGDINPEDACGKKVAVQATTVQETDELPARSKKCVDEGKPAIEIIPFDSQDAATNAVVLGQADAMSADSPVTLYAIKQTNGKLEQAGETFDSAPYGWPVEKGSPLAQSLLQALQHLIDNGKYQEIAANWGLEEGMIDKPVINGAIS, encoded by the coding sequence GTGTTGGGTGGAATCCAAGGCCGCCAGACCAGGTTGTGGCGTGTGGTCGCGGTGTTCGCCGCGACGGGCGCGATGGCGCTGTCCGGTTGTTCGAGCAGTTCGGAATCGCCGAGCGACGAGGGATCCCCGACCGCGGTCGCACCTGCGGAGAAGGTCGACGCGATCGCTAACACCGTGCCGGAGTCGATCAAATCGACCGGCACGCTCGTCGTCGGCGTCAACGTCCCGTACGCGCCGAACGAGTTCAAGGACCCCGAGGGCAAGCTCGTCGGCTTCGACGTCGACCTGATGAACGCCATCGCCGGCACCCTCGGGCTGACCCCCGAATACAAGGAAGCCGACTTCGCGAAGATCATCCCGTCGATCCAGGGCGGAACGTTCGACGTCGGCATGTCGTCGTTCACCGACAGCAAGGAACGCGAGGAGCAGGTCGACTTCGTCACCTACTTCTCCGCCGGCACCGCCTGGGCCCAGCCCGCCGGCGGTGACATCAACCCCGAGGACGCGTGCGGCAAGAAGGTCGCCGTCCAGGCGACCACGGTCCAGGAGACCGACGAGTTGCCCGCCCGCAGCAAGAAGTGCGTCGACGAAGGCAAGCCGGCGATCGAGATCATCCCGTTCGACTCACAGGACGCCGCCACCAACGCCGTCGTGCTGGGTCAGGCCGATGCGATGTCCGCGGACTCACCGGTGACCCTGTACGCGATCAAGCAGACCAACGGCAAGCTCGAGCAGGCCGGCGAGACGTTCGACTCGGCCCCGTACGGGTGGCCGGTCGAGAAGGGATCGCCGCTGGCGCAGTCGCTGCTGCAGGCGCTGCAGCACCTGATCGACAACGGCAAATACCAGGAGATCGCCGCCAACTGGGGACTCGAAGAAGGAATGATCGACAAGCCGGTGATCAACGGCGCGATCTCCTAG
- the macS gene encoding MacS family sensor histidine kinase, with protein sequence MWRAAQVFRLLSCVYAFGFQLAVNADLESPVAGWVLFGALLAWSLACAVAYLQGFGRRLSWVLAEVAVVIALVLSTEFLASDQWALDNQSWPTTLWATNATISAAILSGPVAGMLAGLAVVAAGAALKGYVSIDLGRNATIVIELAVGLAVGMAAQTARRAHAELERATRLAASLEERERISRQVHDGAIQVLALVARRGREIGGDTAQLAELAGEQERALRRLVSAADTPHRAGATADLGAMLRSRASDRVSVSVPAEPVLLDSAVATEFFAAVTNALDNAEAHAGPHARVYVLLEDLGDSVTVSVRDDGVGIPEGRLEAAVGEGRVGVAKSIVGRMNWLGGRAELTTGPGVGTEWELTVPR encoded by the coding sequence TTGTGGCGGGCCGCTCAGGTGTTCCGTCTGCTCAGTTGCGTGTACGCGTTCGGATTCCAGCTGGCCGTCAACGCCGATCTCGAGTCGCCGGTCGCCGGCTGGGTGCTGTTCGGGGCCCTCCTCGCGTGGAGCCTGGCCTGCGCCGTGGCGTATCTGCAGGGCTTCGGACGGCGGCTGTCCTGGGTGCTCGCCGAGGTCGCCGTCGTGATCGCCCTGGTGCTCTCAACCGAGTTCCTGGCCTCCGATCAGTGGGCGCTGGACAACCAGTCCTGGCCCACCACGCTGTGGGCGACCAACGCGACGATCTCGGCGGCGATCCTGTCCGGTCCGGTCGCCGGGATGCTCGCCGGCCTGGCGGTGGTGGCGGCCGGCGCCGCGCTGAAGGGGTACGTCAGCATCGACCTGGGCCGCAACGCCACGATCGTGATCGAGCTCGCCGTCGGTCTGGCCGTCGGCATGGCCGCCCAGACCGCGCGGCGCGCCCACGCGGAACTGGAACGCGCGACCCGGCTCGCGGCGTCCCTGGAGGAGCGCGAGCGGATCTCCCGGCAGGTGCACGACGGCGCCATCCAGGTGCTCGCGCTGGTGGCGCGCAGGGGCCGCGAGATCGGCGGAGACACCGCGCAACTGGCCGAACTCGCCGGTGAGCAGGAGCGCGCGCTGCGCCGGCTGGTGAGCGCCGCCGACACCCCGCATCGCGCAGGCGCGACCGCCGACCTCGGCGCGATGTTGCGCAGCCGGGCCTCCGATCGGGTGTCGGTCAGCGTGCCGGCCGAGCCGGTGCTGCTGGACTCGGCTGTCGCGACGGAGTTCTTCGCCGCGGTGACCAACGCTCTCGACAACGCCGAGGCGCATGCCGGACCGCACGCCCGCGTCTATGTTCTTCTGGAGGACCTCGGTGACTCGGTCACGGTGAGCGTGCGTGACGACGGAGTCGGGATCCCCGAGGGCCGGCTGGAGGCCGCGGTGGGCGAGGGGCGCGTCGGGGTGGCGAAATCGATTGTCGGGCGGATGAATTGGTTGGGCGGTCGGGCCGAACTCACGACCGGCCCGGGAGTGGGGACGGAATGGGAATTGACCGTACCTCGGTGA
- a CDS encoding cytochrome ubiquinol oxidase subunit I — translation MDALDVSRWQFGITTVYHFIFVPLTIGLAPLIAVMQTIWHFTGNTAWYRLTKFFGKLFLINFAIGVATGIVQEFQFGMNWSEYSKFVGDIFGAPLAFEGLIAFFFESTFIGLWIFGWSRLPRAVHLACIWIVAFGVNASAYFIIAANSFMQHPVGARYNPESGRAELVDFGALLTNNTAIWASLHAIAGALLTAGAFVAGVSAWLMVRERRRDRDMADPDVAPTSSLVAHSMFRPAAILGSFVALVAAGGLFFTGDIQGKLMFVQQPMKMASAESLCHTETDPDFSILTVGTHNNCDSVTHLIEVPYVLPFLAESKFSGVTLEGVQDLQEQYQEKFGPGDYRPNLFVTYWSFRAMIGLLLVPVAFALVTLWLTRRGRIPDQRWYGRFGILTIPTPFLANSAGWVFTEMGRQPWVVVPNPTGDPLVRMTVQEGVSNHAAGTVWVSLTVFTLLYGALAVAWFYLMRRYVVEGPLEHDSEPAPPSPPDKDDVAPLSFAY, via the coding sequence ATGGACGCGCTCGATGTGTCGCGGTGGCAGTTCGGCATCACGACCGTCTACCACTTCATCTTCGTCCCGCTGACCATCGGCCTCGCGCCGCTGATCGCCGTGATGCAGACGATCTGGCACTTCACCGGCAACACCGCCTGGTACCGCCTCACGAAGTTCTTCGGCAAGCTCTTCCTGATCAACTTCGCGATCGGGGTGGCCACCGGAATCGTGCAGGAGTTCCAGTTCGGCATGAACTGGAGCGAGTACTCCAAGTTCGTCGGCGACATCTTCGGCGCTCCACTGGCGTTCGAAGGGCTGATCGCCTTCTTCTTCGAATCCACATTCATCGGGCTGTGGATCTTCGGCTGGAGCCGACTGCCCCGCGCCGTCCACCTGGCCTGCATCTGGATCGTCGCGTTCGGGGTGAACGCGTCGGCCTACTTCATCATCGCGGCCAACTCGTTCATGCAGCATCCGGTGGGCGCCCGATACAACCCCGAGTCCGGTCGCGCCGAACTCGTCGACTTCGGCGCGCTGCTGACCAACAACACCGCGATCTGGGCGTCGCTGCACGCCATCGCCGGCGCGCTGCTCACCGCCGGCGCGTTCGTCGCGGGGGTGTCCGCGTGGCTGATGGTGCGTGAGCGCCGGCGCGACCGCGACATGGCCGATCCGGATGTCGCGCCCACCTCATCTCTTGTGGCCCACTCGATGTTCCGGCCCGCCGCGATCCTGGGCAGCTTCGTCGCGCTGGTGGCCGCCGGCGGGCTGTTCTTCACCGGCGACATCCAGGGCAAGTTGATGTTCGTCCAGCAGCCGATGAAGATGGCGTCCGCGGAATCGTTGTGCCACACCGAAACCGACCCGGATTTCTCGATCCTGACCGTCGGCACGCACAACAACTGCGACAGCGTCACGCACCTGATCGAGGTGCCCTATGTGCTGCCGTTCCTGGCCGAGAGCAAGTTCTCGGGCGTGACGCTGGAAGGCGTACAGGATCTGCAGGAGCAGTACCAGGAGAAGTTCGGACCGGGCGACTACCGCCCGAATCTGTTCGTCACCTACTGGTCGTTCCGCGCGATGATCGGCCTTCTGCTCGTCCCTGTCGCGTTCGCACTGGTGACTTTGTGGCTCACCCGGCGCGGACGCATCCCCGATCAGCGGTGGTACGGGCGGTTCGGGATCCTGACGATCCCGACGCCGTTCCTGGCGAACTCCGCGGGCTGGGTGTTCACCGAGATGGGCCGACAGCCCTGGGTCGTGGTGCCGAATCCGACCGGGGACCCGCTGGTGCGGATGACGGTGCAGGAAGGGGTGTCCAACCACGCCGCGGGCACGGTGTGGGTGTCGCTGACGGTCTTCACGCTGCTCTACGGGGCGCTCGCGGTGGCCTGGTTCTACCTGATGCGGCGCTATGTCGTGGAGGGTCCGCTGGAGCACGATTCCGAACCCGCGCCGCCGAGCCCGCCCGACAAGGACGACGTCGCACCGCTGTCGTTCGCGTACTAG
- a CDS encoding amino acid ABC transporter ATP-binding protein — MTTSENSAHPMVKAELVCKDFGALKVLKGITLEVQKGQVLVLVGPSGSGKSTLLRCINHLETVSAGRLYVDGTLVGYHERGGKLYEMKPRDVARQRRDVGMVFQHFNLFPHRTALGNVVEAPIQVKGVKKDEAVTRGRELLAQVGLADKADAYPAQLSGGQQQRVAIARALAMDPKLMLFDEPTSALDPELVGEVLAVMKKLAAQGMTMVVVTHEMGFAREVADELVFMDEGVVVERGNPREVMSNPQHERTKAFLSKVM; from the coding sequence ATGACGACCTCCGAGAACTCCGCGCACCCGATGGTCAAGGCGGAACTGGTCTGCAAGGACTTCGGGGCGCTGAAGGTCCTCAAGGGCATCACGCTGGAGGTCCAGAAGGGACAGGTGCTGGTACTCGTCGGGCCGTCGGGTTCCGGCAAGTCCACGCTTCTTCGCTGCATCAACCATCTGGAGACGGTCAGCGCCGGGCGTCTCTACGTCGACGGCACCCTGGTCGGCTATCACGAACGCGGCGGCAAGCTCTACGAGATGAAGCCCCGCGACGTCGCCCGGCAACGCCGGGACGTCGGCATGGTGTTCCAGCACTTCAACCTGTTCCCGCACCGCACCGCGCTGGGCAACGTGGTCGAGGCGCCGATCCAGGTCAAGGGTGTGAAGAAGGACGAGGCCGTCACGCGCGGTCGGGAACTGCTCGCGCAGGTCGGACTCGCCGACAAGGCCGACGCGTACCCGGCGCAGCTCTCGGGCGGTCAGCAGCAGCGGGTGGCGATCGCGCGGGCGCTGGCCATGGATCCCAAGCTGATGCTGTTCGACGAGCCGACCTCGGCGCTCGACCCCGAACTCGTCGGCGAAGTCCTGGCGGTGATGAAAAAGCTTGCCGCGCAAGGCATGACGATGGTGGTCGTGACCCACGAGATGGGTTTCGCCCGCGAGGTCGCCGACGAACTGGTGTTCATGGACGAGGGTGTCGTCGTCGAGCGGGGCAATCCCCGCGAGGTGATGAGCAACCCGCAGCACGAACGGACGAAAGCGTTTCTCTCCAAGGTGATGTAA
- a CDS encoding amino acid ABC transporter permease, whose translation MTNEAGSPPTSGTPQSIDAVPLRHPWRWVAAAVIIVLVGLFLWGAATNDAYGWSTYAEYLFNERILLGVFNTIQLTVYSMVIGIVLGVILTIMRLSSNPVLSSVAWVFLWIFRGTPVYVQLAFWGLMPTIYQNIQLGVPFGPSLLHFDLQDLSFPFALAVIGLALNEAAYMAEIVRAGITSVPEGQLEASTALGMSWGRAMRRTVLPQAMRVIIPPTGNEVISLLKTTSLVTAVPYAFDLYSIATREIAARIFEPVPLLLVAATWYLVITSILMVGQFYLERYFSRGVSRQLTSKQLEALAKAQLGSAVP comes from the coding sequence TTGACGAACGAGGCCGGCTCGCCGCCCACCTCCGGCACACCTCAGTCCATCGACGCCGTCCCGCTGCGGCATCCGTGGCGGTGGGTGGCGGCAGCCGTCATCATCGTTCTCGTCGGCCTGTTCCTGTGGGGTGCGGCGACCAACGACGCCTACGGGTGGTCGACCTATGCCGAGTATCTGTTCAACGAACGCATCCTGCTGGGGGTGTTCAACACCATTCAGCTGACCGTCTACTCGATGGTCATCGGCATCGTGCTCGGCGTGATCCTGACCATCATGCGGCTGTCGTCGAACCCGGTGCTGTCGTCGGTGGCCTGGGTGTTCCTCTGGATCTTCCGGGGCACGCCGGTGTACGTGCAGTTGGCGTTCTGGGGCCTGATGCCCACGATCTACCAGAACATCCAGCTGGGCGTCCCGTTCGGACCGTCGCTGCTGCACTTCGATCTGCAGGACCTGTCGTTCCCGTTCGCGCTCGCGGTGATCGGGCTGGCGCTCAACGAGGCCGCGTACATGGCCGAGATCGTGCGGGCAGGTATCACGTCGGTCCCCGAGGGCCAGTTGGAGGCGTCGACCGCGCTCGGCATGTCCTGGGGCAGGGCGATGCGCCGCACCGTGTTGCCGCAGGCCATGAGGGTGATCATCCCGCCGACCGGCAACGAGGTGATCAGCCTGCTCAAGACGACGTCGCTGGTGACCGCGGTGCCGTACGCGTTCGACCTGTACAGCATCGCGACGCGGGAGATCGCCGCCCGCATCTTCGAACCCGTTCCGTTGCTGCTGGTCGCCGCGACCTGGTACCTGGTGATCACCAGCATCCTGATGGTCGGCCAGTTTTACCTGGAGCGGTACTTCTCCCGGGGCGTCTCACGTCAGCTGACCTCGAAGCAGCTCGAGGCGTTGGCGAAGGCGCAGCTAGGCTCGGCGGTGCCATGA
- a CDS encoding HdeD family acid-resistance protein, producing the protein METAAPPSMLQHLWKTALLSGILAIILGALVWFWPAISVFVAAVFFAAYLLVTGITQVVFAFALHVSASGRVLLFLSGAAALILAVMCIRNFGNAVLLLAIWIGIGFIFRGVATAVSAISDPHLPGRGWEIFIGVISLIAGVIMLAAPFDSIETLTMVVGIWLVVLGVFEVISAFGIRSASRDLAALRQESQAPAPQ; encoded by the coding sequence ATGGAAACTGCCGCTCCCCCAAGCATGTTGCAGCATCTGTGGAAGACGGCGCTGCTGTCGGGAATCCTTGCGATCATCCTCGGCGCGCTGGTGTGGTTCTGGCCCGCGATCAGCGTGTTCGTCGCCGCGGTGTTCTTCGCCGCGTATCTGTTGGTCACGGGCATCACCCAGGTGGTCTTCGCGTTTGCTCTGCACGTCTCGGCAAGCGGTCGGGTACTGCTCTTCCTCAGCGGTGCGGCCGCGCTCATCCTGGCGGTGATGTGCATCCGCAACTTCGGCAATGCCGTTCTTCTGCTGGCCATTTGGATCGGCATCGGTTTCATCTTCCGCGGTGTGGCCACCGCGGTGTCGGCGATCAGCGACCCGCACCTGCCCGGCCGGGGTTGGGAGATCTTCATCGGCGTCATCAGCTTGATCGCGGGCGTGATCATGCTGGCCGCACCGTTCGACTCGATCGAGACCCTGACGATGGTGGTCGGGATCTGGCTGGTGGTTCTCGGTGTGTTCGAGGTCATCTCGGCGTTCGGAATCCGGTCGGCGAGCCGGGATCTCGCTGCGCTGAGGCAGGAATCACAGGCGCCGGCGCCCCAATGA
- a CDS encoding response regulator, whose translation MGIDRTSVMVVDDHPIWRDAVARDLADDGFDVVATADGVASAKRRAAVVRPDVVVMDMRLGDGDGAQATTEVLAVSPSSRILVLSASDERDDVLEAVKAGATGYLVKSASKQELGDAVRATAQGRAVFTPGLAGLVLGEFRRIEQSSPAGADGPTLTERETEILRYVAKGLTAKQIASRLSLSHRTVENHVQATFRKLQVGNRVELARYAIDHGLDE comes from the coding sequence ATGGGAATTGACCGTACCTCGGTGATGGTCGTCGACGATCACCCCATCTGGCGCGACGCGGTTGCCCGTGATCTCGCCGACGACGGCTTCGACGTGGTCGCCACCGCTGACGGCGTGGCCTCGGCGAAGCGCCGCGCTGCGGTGGTGCGGCCGGACGTGGTGGTGATGGACATGCGGTTGGGCGACGGCGACGGCGCCCAGGCGACCACGGAGGTGCTGGCGGTGTCGCCGTCGTCGCGGATCCTGGTGCTCTCGGCGTCCGACGAGCGCGACGACGTGCTGGAAGCGGTGAAGGCGGGTGCCACCGGCTACCTGGTCAAGAGCGCGTCGAAACAGGAGCTCGGTGACGCGGTGCGCGCCACCGCCCAGGGTCGCGCGGTCTTCACTCCCGGGCTGGCAGGCCTGGTGCTGGGGGAGTTCCGCCGCATCGAGCAGAGCTCGCCGGCGGGTGCGGACGGGCCCACCCTGACCGAGCGCGAGACGGAGATCCTGCGCTACGTCGCAAAGGGGTTGACCGCCAAGCAGATTGCCTCGCGGCTGTCGTTGAGCCACCGCACGGTCGAGAACCATGTGCAGGCGACGTTCCGCAAACTGCAGGTCGGTAACCGTGTTGAGTTGGCCCGCTACGCGATCGACCACGGACTGGACGAGTAG
- the cydB gene encoding cytochrome d ubiquinol oxidase subunit II, with translation MGLQEVWFLLIAVLFLGFLVLEGFDFGVGMLMAPMGTLGPGDPDNRRRAVLNTIGPVWDANEVWLITAGAAMFAAFPVWYATLFSALYLPLLAILFGMILRIVGIEWRGKINDPQWRRWADYGIAAGSWLPAVLWGVAFAILLRGLPIDAEGRTDIAFGDVLSPYTLLGGLATGSLFLFYGSVYLALKTSGVLREDAFRVGKALSVPVIVLAGGFGLWTQLAYGRPWTWIALAAAVVALLAAVALMWGQTREGIAFVSMVVVIAAVAVLIFGSMYPNLLPSTLNPEWSVTIYNGSSTPYTLRIMTWASLALLPLVLGYQAWSYWVFRKRVTAESIPESIGLTRRVS, from the coding sequence ATGGGACTGCAGGAAGTGTGGTTTCTCCTGATCGCCGTGTTGTTCCTCGGCTTCCTCGTCCTCGAGGGATTCGACTTCGGCGTCGGGATGCTGATGGCGCCGATGGGCACGCTCGGACCGGGCGACCCAGACAACCGGCGACGTGCGGTGCTCAACACGATCGGTCCCGTGTGGGACGCCAACGAGGTGTGGCTGATCACCGCCGGGGCGGCGATGTTCGCCGCGTTTCCTGTCTGGTACGCCACCCTGTTCTCGGCGCTGTACCTGCCGCTGCTGGCCATCCTGTTCGGCATGATCCTGCGCATCGTCGGCATCGAATGGCGAGGCAAGATCAACGATCCGCAGTGGCGCCGATGGGCCGACTACGGCATCGCCGCGGGATCGTGGCTGCCCGCGGTGCTGTGGGGTGTGGCGTTCGCGATCCTGTTGCGCGGCTTGCCGATCGACGCCGAGGGCCGCACCGACATCGCGTTCGGCGACGTGCTGAGCCCGTACACGCTCCTGGGCGGGCTGGCGACGGGCTCGCTGTTCCTGTTCTACGGCTCGGTGTATCTCGCGCTCAAGACGTCCGGTGTGTTGCGTGAGGACGCCTTCCGGGTCGGAAAGGCGCTGTCGGTTCCGGTGATCGTGCTCGCCGGCGGGTTCGGCCTGTGGACGCAGCTCGCCTACGGCCGTCCGTGGACGTGGATCGCGTTGGCCGCCGCGGTCGTCGCGCTGCTCGCCGCGGTCGCGCTGATGTGGGGCCAGACGCGTGAGGGCATCGCCTTCGTGTCGATGGTGGTCGTCATCGCCGCGGTCGCCGTGTTGATCTTCGGTTCGATGTATCCGAACCTGCTGCCCTCGACGCTGAATCCGGAGTGGAGCGTGACGATCTACAACGGTTCGTCGACGCCCTACACCCTGCGCATCATGACCTGGGCGTCGCTGGCGCTGCTGCCGCTCGTGCTCGGCTACCAGGCGTGGTCGTACTGGGTGTTCCGCAAACGGGTGACCGCGGAGTCGATTCCGGAATCGATCGGCTTGACCAGGCGGGTGTCCTGA
- the cydD gene encoding thiol reductant ABC exporter subunit CydD, whose translation MRRFLAATTAYGVLIAACTIASAVVLASLVARVVTDPVSRSVEALAAPLAILVSMWTVRVLAHWQQGRVAQHGASAVIADLTDQVLRAATSLPPRELATRRDEAAVVITRGLDGLRVYFTAYLPSLLLAVLLTPTTAAVIAWYDWRSAVIVAIALPLIPIFMILIGMATADRSEAALSAMTTLQSRLLDLVAGLPTLRALDRTRGAATRIAELSAAHRRSAMATMRIAFLSALVLELLATLGVALVAVGVGMRLVFGDMTLTAGLTALLLAPEAFWPLRRVGAAFHSAQDGKTAVEAAFRFLDDAPASPAGTHAIPDHPVTVEVDDPALTAEPGRVTVLTGPNGAGKSTLLQAILGLGPPPAGRIRVDGVEVAELDLRQWWTRVAWLAQRPVLIPGTVRDNLELFGPLPDLESACRAACFDEVLATLPDGADTVIGRGGVGLSLGQRQRLGLARVLGSPAAVLLFDEPTAHLDGPTEARVLAAIARRAADGATVIVVGHRDPVLAIGDVVVDMGGARVRS comes from the coding sequence ATGCGCCGATTCCTGGCCGCCACCACGGCGTACGGGGTGCTGATCGCGGCGTGCACGATCGCGTCCGCGGTGGTGCTCGCGTCCCTCGTCGCGCGGGTGGTGACCGACCCCGTGTCCCGCAGCGTCGAGGCGTTGGCCGCCCCCCTGGCGATCCTGGTGTCGATGTGGACCGTTCGCGTGCTCGCGCACTGGCAGCAGGGCCGCGTCGCGCAGCACGGCGCCAGCGCGGTCATCGCCGATCTGACGGACCAGGTGCTGCGCGCCGCGACGTCCCTCCCACCCCGCGAACTCGCCACCCGCCGGGACGAGGCCGCGGTGGTGATCACCCGCGGCCTGGACGGTCTGCGGGTGTACTTCACCGCGTATCTGCCGTCGCTGCTGCTGGCGGTGTTGCTGACGCCGACCACCGCGGCCGTGATCGCCTGGTACGACTGGCGTTCGGCGGTCATCGTCGCGATCGCCCTACCGCTGATCCCGATCTTCATGATCCTGATCGGGATGGCCACCGCCGACCGGTCCGAGGCGGCGCTGTCGGCGATGACGACGCTGCAGTCGCGGCTGCTCGATCTGGTGGCAGGCCTGCCGACCCTGCGGGCACTGGACCGTACCCGCGGCGCGGCCACCCGCATCGCCGAACTCAGTGCTGCGCATCGCCGTTCGGCGATGGCCACCATGCGGATAGCTTTCCTGTCCGCGCTGGTGCTCGAGCTCCTCGCGACCCTCGGGGTGGCCCTGGTCGCGGTCGGCGTCGGGATGCGGCTGGTCTTCGGTGACATGACACTGACGGCGGGCCTGACCGCGTTGCTGCTCGCCCCCGAAGCCTTCTGGCCGCTGCGCCGCGTCGGGGCCGCATTCCACTCGGCCCAGGACGGCAAGACCGCGGTGGAGGCGGCCTTCCGCTTCCTCGACGACGCCCCGGCGTCTCCCGCGGGGACCCACGCCATCCCGGATCACCCGGTGACCGTGGAGGTCGACGATCCGGCGCTCACTGCCGAACCCGGTCGCGTCACTGTGCTCACCGGCCCCAACGGCGCCGGCAAGTCGACACTGCTGCAGGCGATCCTCGGACTCGGACCGCCACCCGCCGGCCGAATCAGGGTCGACGGTGTCGAGGTCGCCGAGCTGGATCTGCGGCAGTGGTGGACCCGGGTGGCGTGGCTCGCCCAGCGCCCGGTGCTGATCCCGGGTACGGTGCGCGACAACCTCGAACTCTTCGGTCCTCTTCCGGACCTCGAATCAGCATGCCGGGCAGCCTGTTTCGATGAAGTCCTCGCCACGCTGCCCGACGGCGCGGACACCGTGATCGGTCGCGGCGGCGTCGGTCTGTCCCTGGGCCAGCGACAGCGCCTCGGTCTGGCCCGGGTGCTCGGCTCCCCCGCTGCGGTGTTGCTGTTCGACGAACCCACCGCGCACCTCGACGGACCCACCGAAGCTCGGGTGCTCGCCGCGATCGCCCGCCGTGCGGCCGACGGTGCGACCGTGATCGTGGTCGGCCACCGCGACCCCGTGCTGGCGATCGGCGACGTGGTCGTCGACATGGGCGGTGCCCGTGTCCGGTCGTGA